Proteins from one Pseudomonas bijieensis genomic window:
- the ispC gene encoding 1-deoxy-D-xylulose-5-phosphate reductoisomerase, translating to MSRPQQITVLGATGSIGLSTLDVIGRHPERYQVFALSGFTRLSELLALCIRHTPRFAVVPEAGVARALQDDLRAAGLHTRVLVGEEGLCQVASDPEVDAVMAAIVGAAGLRPTLAAVEAGKKILLANKEALVMSGALFMQAVRKSGSVLLPIDSEHNAIFQCMPQDFSRGLGAVGVRRILLTASGGPFRQTPLEELMHVSPEQACAHPNWSMGRKISVDSASMMNKGLELIEACWLFDAKPSQVEVVIHPQSVIHSLVDYVDGSVLAQLGNPDMRTPIANALAWPERIDSGVAPLDLFAIARLDFQAPDEQRFPCLRLARQAAEAGDSAPAMLNAANEVAVAAFLDGRVRYLEIASIIEEVLNLEAVVSVDDLDTVFTADARARELAGQWLQRHGR from the coding sequence GTGAGTCGCCCCCAGCAGATCACCGTCCTTGGTGCGACCGGTTCGATCGGCCTGAGTACGCTTGACGTCATCGGCCGGCATCCGGAGCGTTACCAGGTGTTCGCCCTCAGCGGCTTCACGCGCTTGAGTGAATTGCTGGCATTGTGCATACGCCACACGCCACGGTTTGCCGTAGTGCCTGAGGCCGGCGTGGCGCGGGCGTTGCAGGACGATCTGCGCGCAGCCGGTTTGCACACTCGCGTGCTGGTGGGGGAGGAAGGGCTCTGCCAAGTGGCCTCAGATCCTGAAGTCGATGCCGTGATGGCGGCAATCGTCGGTGCGGCGGGCTTGCGTCCGACGCTGGCGGCGGTGGAGGCCGGCAAGAAGATCCTGCTGGCCAACAAAGAGGCGCTGGTGATGTCCGGCGCACTGTTCATGCAGGCCGTGCGCAAAAGCGGTTCGGTGTTGCTGCCCATCGACAGCGAGCACAATGCGATTTTCCAGTGCATGCCGCAGGACTTTTCCCGTGGCCTCGGTGCGGTGGGGGTCCGGCGGATTTTGCTGACAGCCTCCGGTGGTCCGTTCCGGCAGACGCCGCTGGAAGAATTGATGCATGTTTCACCCGAGCAGGCCTGTGCGCACCCGAACTGGTCCATGGGGCGCAAGATTTCCGTGGATTCGGCCAGCATGATGAACAAAGGCCTGGAGCTGATCGAGGCCTGCTGGCTATTCGATGCCAAGCCGTCCCAGGTCGAGGTGGTGATTCATCCCCAGAGCGTGATTCACTCCCTGGTGGACTACGTCGACGGTTCGGTACTGGCCCAGTTGGGCAACCCGGATATGCGCACCCCGATCGCCAATGCCCTGGCCTGGCCAGAGCGCATCGATTCGGGCGTTGCGCCGCTGGACCTGTTCGCCATCGCCCGCCTGGATTTCCAGGCCCCCGATGAGCAGCGTTTCCCTTGCCTGCGTCTGGCGCGCCAGGCGGCCGAGGCGGGCGACAGTGCCCCGGCCATGCTTAACGCCGCCAATGAAGTGGCGGTTGCAGCGTTTCTCGATGGACGTGTCCGTTACCTCGAGATCGCGAGTATCATCGAGGAAGTCTTGAATCTCGAGGCCGTGGTTTCGGTCGATGACCTCGATACA
- a CDS encoding phosphatidate cytidylyltransferase has translation MLKQRIITALILLPIALGGFFLLEGASFALFIGLVVTLGAWEWARLAGFPAQSARVAYAVAVAAMLFIMYVVPGLAPWVLGAAVLWWATATFLVLTYPRTTHHWANAATKLVIGLLILLPAWQGLIWIKQGPLGNWQIMAVMVLVWGADVGAYFSGKAFGKRKLAPKVSPGKSWEGVYGGLALSLVITTVVGFVRDWTVAQLLMGLIGAALIVFVSVVGDLTESMFKRQSGIKDSSNLLPGHGGVLDRIDSLTAAIPIFAVLLWMAAS, from the coding sequence ATGCTCAAACAACGAATCATCACTGCCCTGATCCTGTTGCCCATTGCCCTGGGTGGTTTTTTCCTGCTCGAAGGCGCCAGTTTTGCGCTGTTCATCGGCTTGGTCGTGACCTTGGGGGCGTGGGAGTGGGCGCGGTTGGCGGGTTTTCCTGCGCAGTCGGCCCGCGTGGCTTACGCCGTGGCCGTGGCGGCCATGCTGTTCATCATGTACGTGGTGCCCGGCCTCGCGCCTTGGGTGCTGGGCGCTGCGGTGCTGTGGTGGGCGACAGCGACCTTCCTGGTCCTGACTTATCCGCGCACGACCCATCATTGGGCCAACGCAGCGACCAAGCTGGTGATCGGCCTGTTGATCCTGCTGCCGGCCTGGCAAGGGCTTATCTGGATCAAGCAAGGCCCGCTGGGTAACTGGCAGATCATGGCCGTGATGGTGCTGGTCTGGGGGGCCGATGTTGGCGCCTATTTCTCCGGCAAGGCCTTCGGCAAGCGCAAGCTGGCGCCGAAAGTCAGTCCCGGCAAGAGTTGGGAGGGCGTCTATGGTGGCCTGGCCTTGAGTCTGGTGATCACCACCGTGGTCGGCTTCGTGCGGGACTGGACGGTGGCGCAACTGCTGATGGGGCTCATTGGTGCAGCCCTGATCGTATTTGTGTCCGTGGTCGGCGACCTGACCGAAAGCATGTTCAAGCGCCAATCCGGGATCAAGGACAGCAGTAACCTGTTGCCCGGTCACGGTGGCGTGCTGGACCGTATCGACAGTCTTACCGCCGCGATCCCGATCTTTGCCGTGCTGTTGTGGATGGCGGCATCGTGA
- the uppS gene encoding polyprenyl diphosphate synthase: MEKTKQAVPFAVPRHVAIIMDGNNRWAKKRFMPGVAGHKAGVDAVRAVIEVCAEAGVEVLTLFAFSSENWQRPADEVSALMDLFLKALRREAKRLNDNKISLRIIGDRSRFHPELQAAMREAEAATAGADRFVLQIAANYGGQWDIAQAAQRLAREVQAGHLRPEDITPQLLQTCLATGDLPLPDLCIRTGGEHRISNFLLWQLAYAELYFSDLFWPDFKHEAMRTALADFASRQRRFGKTSEQIEAGARV, translated from the coding sequence ATGGAAAAGACCAAGCAGGCCGTGCCGTTCGCGGTGCCGCGCCACGTGGCGATCATCATGGACGGCAACAACCGCTGGGCCAAGAAGCGCTTTATGCCTGGCGTTGCCGGGCACAAGGCGGGGGTCGATGCGGTTCGTGCGGTCATCGAGGTGTGCGCCGAGGCAGGGGTCGAGGTGCTGACCCTGTTCGCCTTCTCCAGCGAGAACTGGCAGCGGCCGGCCGATGAAGTCAGCGCCTTGATGGACCTGTTCCTCAAGGCCCTGCGTCGTGAGGCCAAACGCCTCAACGACAACAAGATCAGCTTGCGCATCATCGGCGATCGTTCGCGTTTCCATCCCGAGTTGCAGGCTGCGATGCGTGAAGCCGAGGCCGCGACAGCAGGTGCCGATCGCTTTGTCCTGCAGATCGCCGCCAACTATGGCGGTCAGTGGGACATTGCCCAGGCTGCCCAGCGGTTGGCGCGGGAAGTCCAGGCTGGGCACCTGCGTCCGGAAGACATCACGCCGCAACTGCTGCAGACCTGCCTGGCGACCGGTGACCTGCCGTTGCCGGACCTGTGCATCCGTACCGGTGGCGAGCATCGCATCAGCAACTTCCTGCTCTGGCAGCTGGCTTATGCCGAGCTGTACTTCTCCGACCTGTTCTGGCCGGACTTCAAACACGAAGCCATGCGCACCGCGCTGGCCGATTTCGCTTCCCGTCAGCGTCGCTTCGGTAAAACGAGCGAGCAGATCGAAGCTGGAGCCCGGGTTTAA
- the frr gene encoding ribosome recycling factor, giving the protein MINEIKKDAEQRMQKSLESLAHNFGRIRTGQAHPSILEGVMVPYYGADTPIKQVANITVKDARTLQVVAFERNMLGAVDKAIGSAGLNLNPTNLGELLLISMPALTEETRRGFTKQARDVAEDARVAVRNIRRDANSQLKDLVKEKEISEDEERRATGEIDDLTKKYVAKIDADLAQKEKDLMAV; this is encoded by the coding sequence ATGATCAACGAAATCAAGAAAGACGCTGAACAGCGCATGCAGAAATCCCTGGAGTCCCTGGCGCACAACTTCGGTCGCATCCGCACCGGCCAGGCACACCCGAGCATCCTTGAAGGCGTGATGGTGCCGTACTACGGCGCTGACACCCCGATCAAGCAGGTGGCCAACATCACCGTCAAGGACGCTCGTACCCTGCAGGTCGTAGCCTTTGAACGCAATATGCTGGGCGCGGTCGACAAGGCCATTGGCAGTGCCGGCCTGAACCTGAACCCGACCAACCTGGGTGAACTGCTGCTGATCTCCATGCCGGCCCTGACCGAGGAAACCCGCAGGGGCTTCACCAAGCAGGCACGTGATGTGGCTGAAGATGCCCGTGTTGCCGTACGCAACATCCGTCGCGATGCCAACAGCCAGCTCAAGGACCTGGTCAAGGAAAAGGAAATCAGCGAAGACGAAGAGCGCCGCGCCACAGGTGAGATTGACGACCTGACCAAGAAATACGTGGCTAAGATCGACGCGGATTTGGCGCAGAAAGAAAAAGACCTGATGGCCGTATAA
- the pyrH gene encoding UMP kinase yields MAQQGSGYQARYKRILLKLSGEALMGSEEFGIDPKVLDRMALEVGQLVGIGVQVGLVIGGGNLFRGAALSAAGMDRVTGDHMGMLATVMNALAMRDALERANISAIVMSAISMVGVTDHYDRRKAMRHLNSKEVVIFAAGTGNPFFTTDSAACLRAIEIDADVVLKATKVDGVYTADPFKDPHAEKFDHLTYDEVLDRKLGVMDLTAICLCRDHKMPLRVFNMNKPGALLNIVHGGAEGTLIEEVQQ; encoded by the coding sequence ATGGCTCAGCAGGGCAGTGGTTATCAGGCTCGCTATAAACGCATTCTACTCAAGCTTAGCGGCGAGGCCCTGATGGGCTCGGAAGAGTTCGGGATCGATCCGAAAGTGCTGGATCGCATGGCCCTGGAAGTTGGTCAGTTGGTCGGGATCGGCGTGCAGGTCGGCCTGGTCATCGGCGGCGGCAACCTGTTCCGCGGCGCAGCGCTGAGCGCGGCCGGCATGGATCGGGTCACAGGCGACCACATGGGCATGCTGGCCACTGTGATGAACGCCCTGGCTATGCGTGACGCGCTGGAGCGTGCCAATATCTCGGCCATCGTGATGTCGGCCATTTCCATGGTTGGCGTGACCGATCACTACGACCGCCGCAAAGCCATGCGCCACCTCAACTCCAAGGAAGTGGTGATTTTTGCCGCCGGTACCGGTAATCCGTTCTTCACCACGGATTCGGCCGCCTGCCTGCGAGCGATCGAGATCGATGCCGATGTCGTGCTCAAGGCAACCAAGGTCGATGGCGTCTATACCGCTGACCCGTTCAAGGACCCGCATGCCGAGAAGTTCGATCATCTGACCTACGATGAAGTGCTGGATCGCAAGCTGGGTGTAATGGATCTGACGGCTATCTGCCTGTGCCGCGACCACAAGATGCCGTTGCGCGTCTTTAACATGAACAAGCCCGGTGCCCTGCTGAATATCGTCCATGGTGGCGCCGAAGGAACACTGATCGAGGAAGTTCAACAATGA
- the tsf gene encoding translation elongation factor Ts, translating into MAEITAALVKELRERTGEGMMDCKKALTKAGGDIEKAIDDMRASGAIKAAKKAGNVAAEGAIAIKDDGKAAVLLEVNSQTDFLALQDDFKAFVAASVEKAFADKLTDAAPLIESQEEARLVLVGKTGENVNIRRLVRVEGDVVGTYLHGNKIGVAVVLKGGDTELAKDIAMHVAATNPEFLLPSDVSAEAIEREKSVFLQLNEEKLKGKPAEIAEKMVSGRISKFLAEASLVEQAFVKNPEIKVGDLAKKAGAEIVSFTYFKVGEGIEKPVDNFAEEVAAQLAAAKQ; encoded by the coding sequence ATGGCAGAGATTACTGCAGCGTTGGTCAAAGAACTGCGCGAGCGTACCGGCGAAGGCATGATGGACTGCAAGAAGGCCTTGACCAAGGCTGGCGGCGACATCGAGAAAGCCATTGATGACATGCGTGCTTCGGGCGCCATCAAGGCTGCCAAGAAAGCGGGCAACGTTGCCGCTGAAGGCGCCATCGCCATCAAGGACGACGGCAAGGCAGCCGTGCTGCTGGAAGTCAACTCCCAGACCGACTTCCTGGCTTTGCAGGATGACTTCAAGGCATTCGTCGCTGCCAGCGTCGAAAAAGCCTTCGCTGACAAACTGACCGACGCAGCTCCGCTGATCGAGTCTCAGGAAGAAGCGCGCCTGGTCCTGGTTGGCAAGACCGGCGAGAACGTCAACATCCGTCGTCTGGTTCGCGTTGAAGGTGACGTGGTCGGTACCTACCTGCACGGCAACAAGATCGGTGTTGCGGTTGTCCTCAAGGGCGGCGATACCGAGCTGGCAAAAGACATCGCCATGCACGTTGCAGCGACCAACCCTGAGTTCCTGCTGCCTTCGGACGTTTCGGCTGAAGCGATCGAGCGCGAGAAGAGCGTCTTCCTGCAGCTGAACGAAGAGAAGCTCAAAGGCAAGCCTGCTGAAATTGCAGAAAAAATGGTCAGCGGTCGTATCTCCAAGTTCCTGGCCGAAGCCAGCCTGGTTGAGCAGGCTTTCGTCAAGAACCCGGAAATCAAGGTCGGCGACCTGGCGAAGAAAGCCGGTGCTGAAATCGTTTCTTTCACCTACTTCAAGGTAGGCGAAGGCATCGAGAAGCCGGTCGACAACTTCGCTGAAGAAGTTGCTGCCCAATTGGCTGCTGCCAAGCAATAA
- the rpsB gene encoding 30S ribosomal protein S2, protein MSQVNMRDMLKAGVHFGHQTRYWNPKMGKYIFGARNKIHIINLEKTLPMFNEALTFVERLAQGKNKILFVGTKRSAGKIVAEEAARCGSPYVDHRWLGGMLTNFKTIRASIKRLRDLEVQSEDGTFAKLTKKEALMRTRDLEKLDRSLGGIKDMGGLPDALFVIDVDHERIAITEANKLGIPVIGVVDTNSSPEGVDYIIPGNDDAIRAIQLYMGSMADAVIRGRNNVNGGTEVFAEEAPAAAAE, encoded by the coding sequence ATGTCCCAAGTCAACATGCGCGATATGCTGAAGGCCGGTGTGCACTTCGGTCACCAGACCCGTTACTGGAACCCGAAAATGGGTAAATACATTTTCGGCGCGCGTAACAAGATCCACATCATCAACCTTGAAAAAACCCTGCCGATGTTCAACGAAGCACTGACCTTCGTAGAGCGCCTGGCCCAGGGCAAAAACAAGATTCTGTTCGTCGGCACCAAGCGTTCCGCTGGCAAGATCGTTGCTGAAGAAGCAGCACGTTGCGGTTCGCCGTACGTCGATCACCGCTGGTTGGGCGGCATGCTGACCAACTTCAAGACCATTCGCGCTTCCATCAAGCGTCTGCGTGACCTTGAAGTCCAGTCCGAAGACGGTACTTTCGCCAAGCTGACCAAGAAAGAAGCGCTGATGCGCACTCGCGATCTTGAGAAGCTGGACCGCTCCCTGGGCGGTATCAAGGACATGGGCGGTCTGCCTGACGCACTGTTCGTGATCGACGTTGACCACGAGCGCATCGCGATCACCGAAGCCAACAAGCTGGGTATCCCGGTCATCGGCGTTGTCGATACCAACAGCAGCCCGGAAGGCGTTGACTACATCATCCCAGGCAACGATGACGCCATCCGCGCCATCCAGCTGTACATGGGTTCGATGGCAGACGCTGTTATCCGTGGTCGCAACAACGTGAACGGCGGCACCGAAGTCTTCGCTGAAGAAGCTCCGGCAGCAGCCGCTGAGTAA
- the map gene encoding type I methionyl aminopeptidase, with protein MTVTLKTPEDIAKMRVAGKLAAEVLEMIADYVKPGVTTEELDRICHDYIVNEQKAIPAPLNYKGFPKSICTSINHVVCHGIPNEKPLKDGDTLNIDVTVIKDGYHGDTSRMFHVGNVPEWAERLSKVTQECMYMAIELVKPGCRLGDIGEVIQKHAQKNGFSVVREFCGHGIGKVFHEEPQILHYGRAGTGMELQAGMTFTIEPMINQGRADTKVLGDGWTAITKDRKLSAQWEHTLLVTETGYEIFTLRSDDTIPRVSA; from the coding sequence ATGACCGTTACCCTCAAGACCCCCGAGGACATCGCCAAAATGCGTGTCGCCGGCAAACTTGCCGCCGAAGTGCTGGAGATGATCGCCGACTACGTCAAGCCTGGCGTGACCACCGAAGAGCTGGACCGCATCTGCCACGACTATATCGTCAACGAGCAGAAGGCCATCCCTGCCCCGCTCAACTACAAAGGTTTCCCGAAGTCGATCTGCACCTCGATCAACCACGTGGTCTGCCACGGCATCCCCAACGAAAAACCGTTGAAGGATGGCGACACCCTGAACATCGACGTCACCGTCATCAAGGACGGTTACCACGGCGACACCAGCCGCATGTTCCATGTCGGCAACGTGCCGGAGTGGGCCGAGCGCCTGTCGAAAGTCACCCAGGAATGCATGTACATGGCCATCGAACTGGTGAAACCGGGCTGCCGCCTGGGTGACATCGGCGAAGTGATCCAGAAGCACGCACAGAAGAACGGCTTTTCGGTGGTGCGTGAGTTCTGCGGCCACGGTATCGGCAAGGTGTTCCACGAAGAGCCACAAATCCTGCACTACGGCCGTGCCGGCACCGGCATGGAGCTGCAAGCGGGCATGACCTTCACCATCGAGCCGATGATCAACCAGGGCCGCGCCGACACCAAGGTGCTGGGCGACGGCTGGACCGCCATCACCAAGGACCGCAAGCTGTCGGCCCAGTGGGAGCACACCTTGCTGGTCACCGAGACCGGCTACGAGATCTTCACCCTGCGCAGCGATGACACCATCCCGCGCGTTTCCGCCTGA
- a CDS encoding [protein-PII] uridylyltransferase, which translates to MPQVDPELFDRGQFQAELALKASPISAFKKAIRQAHEVLDQRFRNGRDIRRLIEDRAWFVDNILQKAWEQFDWSEDADIALVAVGGYGRGELHPYSDIDLLILLDSADHEVFRDSIERFLTLLWDIGLEVGQSVRSVQECADEARADLTVITNLMESRTIAGPERLRQRMLDVTSTEHMWPSKDFFLAKHAEQKARHHKYNDTEYNLEPNVKGSPGGLRDIQTILWVARRQYGTLNLRALAGEGFLVESENALLASSQEFLWKVRYALHMLAGRAEDRLLFDHQRSIAGLLGFEGQDAKQSIENFMQQYYRVVMSIAQLSELIIQHFEEVILAPEDEEPPQPINSRFQLHDGYIEARNANVFRRTPFAMLEIFVLMAQQPEIKGVRADTIRLLRENRHLIDEDFRHDIRNTSLFIELFKCKIGVHRNLRRMNRYGILGRYLPEFGFIVGQMQHDLFHIYTVDAHTLNLIKHLRKLQYTQVSEKFPLASKLMGKLPKPELIYMAGLYHDIGKGRQGDHSEIGAVDAEAFCQRHQLPVWDSRLIVWLVQNHLVMSTTAQRKDLSDPQVIHDFAQIVGDETRLDYLYVLTVADINATNPSLWNSWRASLLRQLYTETKRALRRGLENPVDREEQIRRTQSAALDILVRGGTDPDDVEQLWSQLGDDYFLRHTAGDVAWHSDAILQQPADGGPLVLIKETTQREFEGGTQIFIYAPDQHDFFAVTVAAMDQLNLNIHDARIITSSSQFTLDTYIVLDTDGDSIGDNPARVKQIRDGLTEALRNPADYPTIIQRRVPRQLKHFAFAPQVTIHNDAQRQITVLELSAPDRPGLLARIGHIFLEFDLSLQNAKIATLGERVEDVFFITDAHGQPLSDPQLCSRLQEAIVRHLSVNQEPDAHLTRISI; encoded by the coding sequence ATGCCGCAGGTGGACCCCGAACTCTTCGACCGCGGCCAGTTCCAGGCTGAACTGGCCCTGAAGGCAAGCCCCATCTCGGCGTTCAAGAAGGCGATCCGCCAGGCCCACGAAGTGCTCGACCAGCGCTTTCGCAATGGCCGGGACATTCGTCGGCTGATCGAGGACCGCGCCTGGTTCGTCGATAACATCCTGCAAAAGGCCTGGGAGCAGTTCGACTGGAGCGAAGACGCCGACATCGCCCTGGTGGCGGTCGGCGGCTATGGGCGCGGTGAGCTGCACCCCTACTCCGACATCGATCTGCTGATCCTGCTGGACAGCGCCGATCATGAGGTTTTCCGCGACTCCATCGAGCGGTTCCTGACGCTGCTGTGGGACATCGGCCTGGAAGTCGGCCAGAGCGTGCGCTCGGTGCAGGAATGTGCCGACGAAGCCCGCGCCGACCTGACGGTGATCACCAATCTGATGGAAAGCCGCACCATCGCCGGCCCCGAACGCCTGCGCCAGCGCATGCTCGATGTCACCAGCACGGAGCACATGTGGCCGAGCAAGGACTTCTTCCTGGCCAAGCACGCCGAGCAGAAGGCCCGTCACCACAAGTACAACGACACCGAGTACAACCTGGAGCCCAACGTCAAGGGCTCGCCCGGTGGGCTGCGGGACATCCAGACGATCCTCTGGGTTGCCCGCCGCCAGTACGGCACGCTGAACCTGCGGGCCCTGGCTGGCGAAGGGTTCCTGGTGGAAAGCGAAAACGCCTTGCTGGCCTCGTCCCAGGAATTCCTGTGGAAGGTTCGCTACGCCCTGCACATGCTGGCCGGGCGTGCCGAAGACCGCCTGCTGTTCGATCACCAGCGCTCCATCGCCGGCCTGCTGGGCTTCGAGGGCCAGGACGCCAAGCAGTCCATCGAAAACTTCATGCAGCAGTATTACCGGGTGGTGATGAGCATCGCCCAGCTCAGCGAACTGATCATCCAGCACTTCGAGGAGGTCATCCTCGCCCCAGAAGACGAAGAGCCGCCGCAGCCGATCAACTCACGTTTCCAACTGCACGACGGTTACATCGAAGCTCGCAACGCCAATGTGTTCCGCCGCACGCCGTTCGCCATGCTGGAAATCTTCGTGCTCATGGCCCAGCAGCCGGAAATCAAGGGCGTGCGCGCCGATACCATTCGCCTGCTGCGGGAAAACCGTCATCTGATCGACGAGGATTTCCGCCACGACATCCGTAACACCAGCCTGTTCATCGAGCTGTTCAAGTGCAAGATCGGCGTGCACCGCAACCTGCGGCGCATGAACCGCTACGGGATCCTCGGGCGCTATCTGCCGGAGTTCGGCTTCATCGTCGGACAGATGCAGCACGACCTGTTCCATATCTACACGGTCGATGCCCACACCCTGAACCTGATCAAACACCTGCGTAAACTCCAGTACACCCAGGTCTCGGAGAAATTTCCGCTGGCCAGCAAGCTCATGGGCAAACTGCCCAAGCCCGAGCTGATCTACATGGCGGGGCTGTACCACGACATCGGCAAGGGTCGCCAGGGCGATCACTCCGAGATCGGCGCGGTGGATGCCGAAGCTTTCTGCCAGCGCCATCAACTGCCCGTGTGGGACAGCCGGCTGATCGTCTGGCTGGTGCAGAACCACTTGGTGATGTCCACCACCGCCCAGCGCAAGGACTTGTCCGACCCGCAGGTGATCCACGACTTCGCCCAGATCGTCGGCGATGAAACGCGCCTGGATTACCTCTACGTGCTGACCGTGGCCGACATCAACGCCACCAACCCGAGCCTGTGGAACTCCTGGCGCGCCAGCCTGTTGCGCCAGCTCTACACCGAGACCAAGCGGGCCTTGCGCCGTGGCCTGGAAAACCCGGTGGACCGCGAAGAACAGATCCGTCGGACCCAGAGCGCAGCCCTGGACATCCTGGTGCGCGGCGGTACCGACCCGGACGATGTCGAGCAACTCTGGTCACAACTGGGCGACGACTATTTCCTGCGCCATACCGCCGGCGACGTGGCCTGGCACAGCGACGCGATCCTCCAGCAACCGGCCGACGGCGGGCCGCTGGTGCTGATCAAGGAAACCACCCAACGCGAGTTCGAAGGCGGCACGCAGATCTTCATCTACGCCCCGGACCAGCACGACTTCTTCGCCGTGACCGTGGCGGCGATGGACCAGCTCAACCTCAACATCCATGATGCGCGGATTATCACCTCCAGCAGCCAGTTCACCCTCGACACCTATATCGTGCTCGACACCGACGGCGATTCGATTGGCGATAACCCGGCACGGGTCAAGCAGATCCGCGACGGCCTCACCGAGGCCCTGCGCAACCCGGCGGACTACCCGACCATCATCCAGCGCCGGGTGCCACGCCAGCTCAAGCATTTCGCCTTTGCGCCCCAGGTGACGATCCACAACGATGCCCAGCGTCAGATCACAGTGCTGGAACTCAGCGCCCCGGATCGTCCCGGCCTGCTGGCGCGGATCGGGCATATCTTCCTGGAGTTCGACCTGTCGCTGCAGAACGCCAAGATCGCCACCCTCGGCGAGCGAGTGGAAGACGTGTTCTTCATCACCGACGCCCATGGCCAACCGCTGTCCGATCCACAGCTGTGCAGCCGCCTGCAGGAAGCGATCGTGCGGCATTTGAGCGTCAACCAGGAACCCGATGCCCACCTGACACGCATCAGCATCTGA
- the dapC gene encoding succinyldiaminopimelate transaminase produces the protein MNNALNQLQPYPFEKLRALLGSVTPNPDKRPIALSIGEPKHRSPSFVAEALASNLEKMAVYPTTLGIPELREAITGWCERRFNVPNGWLDPARHVLPVNGTREALFAFTQTVVNRGDDALVVSPNPFYQIYEGAAFLAGAKPHYLPCLDANGFNPDFDAVSPDIWKRCQILFLCSPGNPTGALIPVDVLKKLIALADEYDFVIAADECYSELYFDEQTPPPGLLSACVELGRKDFKRCVVFHSLSKRSNLPGLRSGFVAGDADILKGFLLYRTYHGCAMPVQTQLASIAAWNDEVHVRANRALYREKFDAVLEILSPVLDVQRPDGSFYLWPNVAGDDAAFCRDLFEQEHVTVVPGSYLSRDVDGVNPGAGRVRMALVAPLAECVEAAERIRAFIQRRG, from the coding sequence ATGAACAACGCCCTGAACCAGCTGCAGCCCTATCCGTTCGAGAAGCTCCGCGCCCTGCTCGGCAGCGTCACGCCCAACCCCGACAAGCGCCCGATCGCGTTGTCCATCGGCGAACCCAAGCACCGTTCGCCGAGCTTCGTGGCCGAGGCCCTGGCCAGCAATCTGGAAAAGATGGCCGTGTACCCGACCACCCTCGGTATCCCGGAGTTACGTGAAGCCATCACCGGCTGGTGCGAGCGCCGTTTCAACGTGCCGAACGGCTGGCTGGACCCGGCGCGCCATGTGCTGCCGGTCAACGGCACCCGTGAGGCCTTGTTCGCCTTCACCCAGACCGTGGTCAACCGTGGCGACGATGCCCTGGTGGTCAGCCCCAACCCGTTCTATCAGATCTACGAAGGCGCGGCGTTCCTGGCCGGGGCCAAGCCGCACTACCTGCCGTGCCTGGACGCGAATGGCTTCAACCCGGATTTCGACGCGGTTTCGCCGGACATCTGGAAACGCTGCCAGATCCTGTTCCTGTGCTCACCTGGCAACCCGACCGGCGCGCTGATCCCGGTGGATGTGCTGAAGAAACTCATCGCCCTGGCTGACGAATATGACTTCGTCATCGCCGCGGACGAGTGCTACAGCGAACTGTACTTCGACGAGCAGACCCCGCCGCCAGGGCTGCTCAGCGCCTGCGTCGAACTGGGCCGCAAGGATTTCAAACGCTGCGTGGTTTTCCACAGCCTGTCCAAACGCTCCAACCTGCCCGGCCTGCGCTCCGGTTTCGTCGCTGGCGACGCGGACATCCTCAAGGGTTTCCTGCTGTACCGCACCTACCACGGCTGTGCGATGCCGGTTCAGACCCAACTGGCAAGCATCGCGGCGTGGAACGACGAAGTGCACGTGCGCGCCAACCGCGCGCTGTACCGGGAAAAGTTCGACGCTGTGCTGGAAATCCTCAGCCCGGTACTGGATGTACAGCGTCCCGATGGCAGCTTCTACTTGTGGCCGAATGTGGCGGGCGATGATGCAGCCTTCTGCCGTGACCTGTTCGAACAGGAACACGTGACCGTGGTGCCGGGCTCGTACCTGTCTCGCGATGTGGATGGCGTCAACCCAGGCGCCGGGCGTGTGCGCATGGCCTTGGTCGCGCCATTGGCTGAATGTGTGGAAGCGGCCGAGCGGATTCGCGCGTTCATTCAGCGTCGGGGTTAA